One part of the Lycium ferocissimum isolate CSIRO_LF1 chromosome 8, AGI_CSIRO_Lferr_CH_V1, whole genome shotgun sequence genome encodes these proteins:
- the LOC132066095 gene encoding uncharacterized protein LOC132066095 — protein sequence MDKASVGEMVVQRKWAEFRESQQAVEVPESQITPFTQFVPSNITPILVSKIGRRAPICNSPYVSDFDSGHLAVQDMQNDSTATVKLPFEASITEEISFEMLCDFGQWVDIALDGVKYDTIISYVTEKFNCFTNFIEHSFNRGAPNSKKYNKLAPAFDCSHTNQGEVLHIDIIFYYLWKKGKYGRDVQVNFTTTDCLFGDKIKGIYQKFLLATNKKSVISGKHRIVDYIEGYYMHLKD from the exons ATGGACAAGGCTTCTG TTGGAGAAATGGTAGTGCAGCGAAAGTGGGCGGAATTTAGGGAGTCTCAGCAGGCCGTTGAAGTACCAGAGTCTCAAATTACGCCGTTCACTCAATTTGTGCCTAGTAATATCACACCGATATTAGTGTCGAAGATAGGACGTCGCGCACCTATTTGTAACTCACCATATGTGAGTGACTTTGATTCCGGTCATCTTGCAGTTCAAGATATGCAGAACGATTCTACAGCAACTGTTAAGCTTCCATTTGAAGCAAGTATTACTGAAGAAATCAGTTTTGAAATGCTTTGTGACTTCGGCCAGTGGGTTGATATTGCGTTAGATGGAGTCAAGTATGATACTATAATCTCCTATGTAACAGAGAAATTTAATTGTTTTACCAATTTTATTGAACACTCCTTCAACAGGGGAGCGCCAAATTCGAAGAAGTACAACAAATTAGCCCCGGCATTTGATTGCAGTCACACAAATCAAGGAGAAGTGTTG CACATTGATATCATATTTTACTATTTGTGGAAGAAGGGCAAATACGGACGTGATGTACAAGTAAACTTCACCACAACTGATTGTTTGTTTGGCGATAAGATAAAAGGTATTTATCAAAAATTCCTTCTGGCGACGAACAAAAAGTCTGTGATTAGTGGCAAGCATAGAATTGTTGATTACATTGAAGGTTATTACATGCATTTAAAGGATTAA